In a genomic window of Deltaproteobacteria bacterium:
- a CDS encoding nucleotide sugar dehydrogenase — MKVAVLGMGYVGCVTAGVLAREGHHVVGVDANASKVAMLAQGQSPVLEPGLPELIRRSHISGHLKATAEAADAIAAAEVIIVCVGTPSNGNGGLDSHALERVAAQIGCTIARHDGYPVVLVRSTVLPETLEEVIVPVLERGAGSRVGDGFGLAVNPEFLREGSAVHDFDSPQFTLVGTAEPRSAAIVRRLYGFLKAPVFVTDRQTAALVKYASNAFHAMKVAFANEIAAISGAVGADASEVMRLFCLDHKLNLSAAYLKPGMPFGGSCLPKDLRALLYSGRRRDVPLPLLSATLKSNRVQTAMCIERILAFGRPRVGIFGLAFKGGTDDLRESPTVAIVEALLGKGISLAIYDGRVSLAHLVGSNRDYVAQHLPHIESLLRPTLEEVVNSSDVLVIGNNDEEFHSLPQRMRSEQTLIDLVGVTAANGALATDRVSAAGR; from the coding sequence ATGAAGGTCGCAGTGCTCGGCATGGGCTACGTCGGCTGCGTCACCGCAGGTGTGCTGGCGCGCGAGGGCCATCACGTCGTCGGAGTCGACGCCAATGCCTCCAAGGTGGCGATGCTGGCGCAGGGACAATCGCCCGTCCTCGAGCCGGGTCTGCCCGAGCTGATCCGGCGTAGCCACATCTCCGGCCACCTGAAAGCCACCGCCGAGGCAGCCGATGCCATCGCGGCCGCTGAGGTCATCATCGTCTGCGTCGGCACCCCCAGCAACGGCAACGGCGGGCTCGACAGCCACGCCCTCGAACGCGTAGCCGCTCAAATCGGCTGCACCATCGCACGGCACGACGGCTATCCCGTCGTGCTCGTCCGCAGCACGGTGCTACCGGAAACCCTGGAAGAGGTAATCGTGCCGGTTCTCGAGCGTGGCGCCGGTAGTCGCGTTGGCGACGGCTTCGGCTTGGCGGTCAATCCCGAGTTTCTGCGCGAGGGCAGTGCCGTCCACGACTTCGACTCGCCGCAGTTCACCCTCGTGGGCACAGCCGAGCCGCGCTCGGCGGCCATCGTGCGGCGCTTGTACGGCTTCCTCAAAGCTCCGGTGTTCGTGACCGATCGCCAGACGGCGGCGCTGGTCAAATACGCATCCAATGCTTTCCACGCGATGAAGGTGGCGTTCGCCAACGAGATCGCCGCCATCAGCGGCGCGGTTGGCGCCGACGCCAGCGAGGTCATGCGCCTGTTCTGCCTCGATCACAAGCTGAACTTGTCGGCGGCCTATCTGAAGCCCGGCATGCCCTTCGGCGGCTCGTGTCTTCCAAAGGATCTGCGGGCGTTGCTTTACAGCGGTCGCCGCCGCGATGTGCCCCTGCCGCTGCTGAGCGCGACGTTGAAGAGCAACCGGGTACAGACCGCCATGTGCATCGAGCGCATTCTCGCCTTCGGGCGTCCGCGCGTCGGCATCTTCGGCTTGGCTTTCAAAGGCGGCACCGACGATTTGCGGGAGAGCCCGACCGTGGCGATCGTCGAGGCGCTGCTGGGCAAGGGCATTTCGCTGGCGATTTACGACGGCCGCGTTTCGCTCGCACACCTGGTCGGCTCAAACCGCGACTACGTCGCCCAGCATCTTCCCCACATCGAGAGCTTGCTGCGACCAACGCTGGAAGAAGTCGTCAACAGCAGCGACGTGCTCGTCATCGGCAACAACGACGAGGAATTCCACTCACTGCCGCAGCGCATGCGCTCGGAACAGACATTGATCGACCTGGTGGGCGTGACGGCGGCGAACGGCGCACTTGCCACGGATCGAGTCAGCGCCGCCGGGCGCTGA
- a CDS encoding glycosyltransferase family 4 protein, producing the protein MLSNSIEIEASAQRDAVASAPAAGHGGVLLVGNLPDGPLVGGVEVGVEMILRSDLVARHGIRLFNTARRHDPNRPLRQRLAYQARRFIELAAEITRNRPRLVHVKATVGINFWQGAGYCAIARALGRRVLLQLHGGDLDSWYWQHGPWGRSAIRRALRLPSEILVLSQYWRDFIAGLQPGHPIRILPNGVRLEDAQPRTWNGSTHLRVVTLGALGERKGHFDILAAAVRLRQQAIRFVFAGAGEFGGEEAALRARARDLGVEHLVEFTGAVTGPEKWQLLAQSDVFLLPSRGENMPNAVLEAMAAGLPVVCTPVGALRDMMTEGAMFVPVGNPAAIARALLDLQQSPQLRVHMGRANRATAESRFAFTAVAAELGAIYAES; encoded by the coding sequence ATGTTATCCAACTCAATCGAGATCGAGGCTTCGGCACAACGCGACGCGGTTGCCAGCGCGCCGGCGGCCGGCCACGGCGGCGTATTGCTCGTCGGCAACCTACCCGACGGCCCGCTGGTCGGTGGTGTCGAGGTCGGCGTGGAGATGATCTTGCGCTCCGACCTAGTCGCCCGCCACGGCATTCGGCTCTTCAACACCGCCCGGCGGCATGACCCGAACCGCCCGCTGCGCCAGCGGCTGGCCTACCAAGCCCGGCGGTTCATCGAGTTGGCAGCGGAGATCACCCGCAACCGTCCGCGCCTGGTGCACGTGAAGGCGACCGTCGGCATCAACTTCTGGCAAGGTGCGGGTTACTGCGCCATCGCGCGCGCGCTCGGCCGCCGGGTGCTGTTGCAGTTGCACGGCGGCGACCTCGACAGCTGGTACTGGCAACATGGCCCCTGGGGCCGCTCGGCAATTCGCCGGGCGCTGCGTCTTCCGTCTGAAATCTTGGTCCTCTCGCAATACTGGCGCGACTTCATCGCCGGCCTTCAGCCCGGCCACCCGATTCGGATTCTGCCCAACGGCGTGCGCCTCGAAGACGCGCAGCCGCGCACCTGGAACGGTTCCACCCACTTACGCGTAGTGACACTGGGCGCGCTCGGCGAGCGCAAAGGCCACTTCGATATTCTCGCGGCGGCGGTGCGGCTGCGCCAGCAAGCGATCCGCTTCGTGTTCGCCGGCGCCGGGGAGTTCGGCGGTGAGGAAGCGGCACTGCGAGCGCGCGCCCGGGATCTGGGTGTCGAGCATCTGGTGGAGTTCACGGGCGCGGTGACGGGACCGGAGAAGTGGCAACTGCTGGCGCAGAGCGACGTCTTCTTGCTGCCGTCGCGCGGCGAGAACATGCCGAACGCGGTACTCGAAGCGATGGCCGCGGGCCTGCCGGTGGTATGCACGCCGGTGGGCGCGCTGCGCGACATGATGACTGAAGGCGCGATGTTCGTCCCGGTGGGCAACCCGGCGGCGATCGCCCGCGCGCTGTTGGATCTGCAGCAGTCCCCGCAGCTGCGGGTGCATATGGGCCGCGCCAATCGCGCCACCGCGGAATCGCGGTTTGCCTTTACAGCGGTTGCCGCCGAGCTCGGCGCGATTTACGCGGAGTCATAG
- a CDS encoding methyltransferase domain-containing protein produces MDALKRMIAALPEAKPTQRRILEPGCGSGIISEFLARYGRVTGIDQSPVGVQAARTRGLGRFVIGTLPDIPVAEDGFDLCVLSQVLEHLADNDQAVLLTRLREKVRPGGHLILTVPNRPVSSRMRFAAGELQPIENWQDTADVHRLLRETGWQVLKTRFAFNFFPVAASRYLLVRAARYVLYDILGLRGILEHLLESPSRGDCIVVLATRAASTPAA; encoded by the coding sequence ATGGACGCTCTGAAGCGCATGATCGCGGCGTTGCCCGAGGCAAAGCCAACGCAGCGGCGCATTCTCGAGCCCGGCTGCGGTAGCGGCATCATCTCCGAGTTTCTCGCCCGCTATGGCCGCGTCACCGGAATCGACCAGTCGCCGGTCGGTGTGCAAGCGGCGCGCACTCGCGGCCTCGGGCGCTTTGTCATCGGCACCCTACCCGACATCCCCGTTGCCGAAGACGGCTTCGATCTTTGCGTGCTCTCTCAAGTTTTGGAACATCTTGCCGATAACGACCAAGCCGTGCTGCTTACGCGCCTGCGCGAAAAGGTGCGGCCTGGCGGCCATCTGATCTTGACCGTACCGAATCGGCCGGTTTCGTCCCGGATGCGCTTTGCAGCGGGCGAACTCCAGCCGATCGAGAACTGGCAGGACACCGCCGACGTTCATCGTCTCCTGCGGGAGACCGGCTGGCAGGTGCTGAAGACCCGCTTCGCCTTCAATTTCTTTCCGGTTGCGGCCAGCAGGTATCTGCTGGTACGCGCTGCCCGATACGTACTGTATGACATTCTGGGACTGCGAGGCATCCTGGAACATCTGCTGGAGTCGCCCAGCCGGGGCGACTGTATCGTCGTATTGGCAACAAGGGCCGCATCTACGCCGGCGGCATGA
- a CDS encoding glycosyltransferase family 4 protein has protein sequence MNPTSNAAMAAPPAATASAAPLPSSAMRILYLNYEWDARESSGAARHLAELTRELRSLGHTVVTCDRHRAPDPAPGGEPGRDHDWLRLLRARLSPRLHESAALARAVRGIAPEIALIRRHQPDVVLTRHSLHQFSSLIAARRCGIPIVFEVNAPLAHEYRRYLRQYRLLPQLAEWSEAQTLARADGVFVVSNALKRYFAAHGVMEERISVIPNGVDPARFNPAVADAEVRARLGHDRVIVAFVGSFASFHGVELLRQAIVEVLPRRLSVTFLMVGSSPLSAALQGECRARGYEDRVEFAGFVPPQQVPKLMAAADILLAPYAAEEFFYLSPIKLFEYLACGRAVLTARQGQMAEVVADGENGLLYDPRSPNAFIAQLLRLIDDPMLRARLGFNGRRTVERGYTWKTNAERVAAVLSRAGVRVH, from the coding sequence ATGAATCCCACTTCGAATGCGGCGATGGCGGCACCGCCCGCAGCCACGGCATCGGCCGCGCCGCTGCCGAGCTCCGCTATGCGCATCCTCTACCTCAATTACGAGTGGGACGCGCGGGAGTCGAGCGGTGCTGCCCGGCACCTCGCCGAGCTGACACGCGAACTGCGCTCCCTGGGGCATACCGTAGTCACTTGCGACCGGCACCGCGCCCCCGACCCGGCACCAGGCGGCGAGCCTGGCCGCGATCACGACTGGCTGCGTCTTCTGCGCGCTCGCCTGAGCCCTAGGCTACACGAGTCAGCGGCGCTCGCGCGCGCCGTCCGTGGCATTGCGCCGGAGATAGCGCTGATCCGGCGGCATCAGCCTGACGTTGTCCTCACGCGTCACTCGTTACATCAGTTCTCCAGCCTTATCGCCGCGCGCCGCTGCGGCATCCCCATCGTGTTCGAAGTCAATGCGCCCTTGGCGCACGAGTATCGGCGTTATCTCCGCCAGTATCGCTTACTGCCGCAACTGGCCGAATGGAGCGAGGCACAGACCCTGGCCCGCGCCGATGGCGTCTTCGTCGTATCCAACGCACTCAAGCGCTACTTCGCGGCGCACGGCGTGATGGAAGAGCGGATTAGCGTGATCCCAAACGGCGTCGATCCAGCGCGTTTCAATCCCGCCGTCGCCGATGCTGAGGTGCGCGCCCGCCTCGGACACGACCGAGTCATCGTCGCCTTCGTCGGCAGCTTCGCCAGTTTTCACGGTGTCGAGCTGTTGCGGCAGGCTATCGTAGAAGTGCTCCCGCGCCGCCTAAGTGTGACCTTCTTGATGGTTGGGAGCAGCCCATTGTCCGCGGCACTCCAGGGCGAGTGCCGCGCGCGCGGTTATGAGGATCGGGTCGAGTTTGCCGGGTTCGTGCCGCCGCAACAGGTCCCCAAGCTCATGGCGGCCGCTGACATTCTGCTGGCTCCTTACGCCGCCGAGGAGTTCTTTTACTTGTCGCCGATCAAGCTTTTCGAGTACCTGGCATGCGGGCGGGCCGTGCTCACTGCTCGCCAGGGGCAGATGGCCGAGGTCGTTGCCGACGGAGAGAACGGCCTGCTGTACGACCCGAGGTCCCCGAATGCGTTCATCGCTCAGCTGCTGCGCCTGATCGACGATCCGATGCTGCGTGCGCGTCTCGGCTTCAACGGGCGCCGGACGGTAGAGCGGGGGTACACGTGGAAAACCAATGCTGAGCGAGTCGCGGCAGTTCTCAGCCGCGCCGGCGTGCGGGTGCACTGA
- the asnB gene encoding asparagine synthase (glutamine-hydrolyzing), whose protein sequence is MCGICGIYYFDRSRPVIERDLTAMRDTMIHRGPDGAGNVVRGHVGLGHRRLSIVDLAGGHQPMANEDESIWITFNGEIYNHRELRPRLVAAGHTFRTRCDTEAIIHSYEQDGWHSVSSLLGMFAFAIYDQRANRLVLARDRIGIKPLYYRVTTEALIFASEIKAIIAHPSVTAEVNWPRVPDFLRYGTVYGEETLFADIRELPPGHVLVATRSGVEVQQYWDLPDAPVVSGNEVEQREQVKRLLRQSIQRRLMSDVPLGAFLSGGLDSSLLVAMMNELTGAPVKTFSIGFTEPGYDEFRYSRMVAQRYHTDHTEIVLDAEQFCEALPGLVWHYDEPIGLRASVPLYFLSRATKGNATVILTGEGADELFLGYDQYDWARRHAHLAAAFQRLCPSPLRESSVRLAQRALGREHLLFERLLMTPAALAASFNEWVPADVIADLLQSDPGSGNGHGRPPADACCDIFANAPAQRDFLSRTTYLHFKTFLVALLMKQDKMSMAASIESRVPYLDHELVEYAYRLPTNRKLSRGLGKKLLKEIAADYLPAELINRPKRGFPVPLIPWLERPATRKYFADVLLDGRTLGRGLLNRRAVEAHLHPLRTGDANAARSNSYLIWNLVNFELWQRTFVDTLAPAAIQNVPPLRGGTDGSMTTTSSA, encoded by the coding sequence ATGTGCGGCATTTGCGGCATCTACTACTTCGATCGCTCGCGCCCGGTTATTGAGCGCGATCTGACCGCTATGCGCGACACCATGATTCATCGGGGGCCCGATGGCGCCGGCAATGTCGTGCGCGGCCATGTCGGCCTCGGCCACCGTCGCCTCAGCATCGTCGACCTGGCGGGCGGCCACCAGCCGATGGCGAACGAAGACGAGAGTATCTGGATAACGTTCAATGGGGAAATCTACAACCACCGCGAGCTGCGGCCACGTTTGGTAGCAGCGGGCCATACCTTCAGGACGCGCTGCGACACGGAGGCGATCATCCACTCGTATGAGCAAGATGGCTGGCACTCGGTCTCTTCGCTTCTGGGCATGTTCGCCTTCGCGATTTATGACCAGCGTGCCAACAGACTCGTACTGGCGAGAGATCGCATCGGCATCAAGCCGCTCTATTACCGCGTGACTACCGAAGCCCTGATCTTCGCTTCCGAGATCAAGGCCATCATCGCCCATCCCAGCGTAACCGCAGAGGTCAACTGGCCGCGCGTGCCGGACTTTCTACGCTACGGCACTGTCTACGGAGAGGAGACCCTTTTCGCCGATATCCGCGAACTCCCGCCGGGGCATGTTCTGGTCGCAACGCGTAGCGGAGTCGAGGTGCAGCAATACTGGGACTTGCCGGACGCGCCGGTGGTCAGCGGTAATGAGGTTGAGCAGCGTGAGCAGGTAAAGCGCCTGCTCCGCCAGTCGATCCAGCGGCGCCTGATGAGCGACGTCCCGCTCGGCGCATTTCTGAGCGGCGGCCTCGATTCGAGCTTGCTGGTGGCGATGATGAACGAGCTCACCGGCGCGCCCGTCAAGACCTTCTCGATCGGATTCACCGAGCCGGGCTACGACGAGTTTCGCTACTCGCGCATGGTTGCCCAGCGCTACCACACGGATCACACCGAGATCGTTCTCGATGCCGAGCAGTTCTGCGAGGCGCTACCAGGATTGGTCTGGCACTACGATGAGCCAATCGGGCTGCGTGCCAGCGTCCCGCTGTATTTCTTGTCACGTGCGACCAAGGGCAACGCCACCGTCATTCTGACCGGCGAGGGCGCCGACGAGCTGTTCTTAGGATACGACCAATACGACTGGGCGCGCCGCCACGCTCACCTTGCCGCAGCCTTCCAACGGCTTTGCCCATCGCCGTTGCGCGAGTCATCTGTTCGCCTCGCTCAACGCGCCCTTGGGCGCGAGCACTTGCTGTTCGAGCGCCTGTTGATGACACCAGCGGCCCTGGCCGCCTCGTTCAACGAATGGGTCCCCGCAGATGTGATTGCTGACCTGCTCCAATCCGACCCAGGTTCCGGCAACGGTCACGGACGGCCGCCTGCGGATGCATGCTGCGATATTTTCGCTAACGCGCCGGCTCAGCGGGATTTTCTTTCCCGCACCACCTACCTGCACTTCAAGACCTTCTTGGTTGCTCTTCTAATGAAGCAGGACAAGATGTCGATGGCCGCCTCGATCGAATCGCGGGTGCCGTACTTGGACCACGAGCTGGTCGAATACGCCTACCGCCTACCGACAAACCGCAAGCTGAGCCGCGGCCTGGGCAAGAAGCTGCTCAAAGAGATCGCGGCCGACTACTTGCCGGCCGAACTCATCAACCGCCCGAAGCGGGGCTTTCCTGTGCCCCTGATCCCTTGGCTCGAACGGCCGGCAACCCGCAAGTACTTCGCCGACGTGCTCCTGGACGGCCGAACGCTCGGGCGCGGCCTGCTCAATCGGCGTGCCGTCGAGGCCCACCTTCACCCACTGCGTACCGGCGACGCCAATGCCGCACGCAGCAACAGCTACCTGATCTGGAACCTGGTTAACTTCGAGCTTTGGCAGCGCACCTTTGTCGACACCCTTGCGCCGGCCGCCATTCAAAACGTCCCGCCACTTCGGGGCGGCACCGACGGCTCAATGACCACCACCTCTTCGGCTTGA
- a CDS encoding sxtJ gives MDHISKSDLHKFGLTVGLAFVLLGTLSWARGHDLAPRVLWTLGALLVLPGLLAPTLLRPVQRVWMAAAGVLGYVNTRVILGAFFYLILTPIALLLRLVRDPLTRSLDPSLQSCWVKRTPQPVSREQYERQF, from the coding sequence TTGGACCACATATCGAAATCCGACTTGCACAAGTTCGGCCTGACGGTCGGGCTGGCTTTTGTGTTGCTCGGGACGCTGAGCTGGGCGCGGGGGCACGACCTCGCTCCCCGCGTGCTATGGACCCTCGGCGCTTTGTTGGTGCTGCCCGGCCTCCTTGCGCCGACCCTGCTTCGACCGGTGCAACGCGTTTGGATGGCCGCAGCCGGCGTACTGGGATACGTGAACACGCGCGTCATTTTGGGCGCGTTCTTCTACCTCATCCTCACACCGATCGCATTGCTGCTGCGCTTGGTGCGCGATCCACTGACCCGTTCCCTGGATCCATCGCTGCAGAGCTGCTGGGTCAAGCGCACCCCACAGCCGGTCAGCCGCGAGCAATACGAACGCCAGTTCTAA